A single genomic interval of Arachis duranensis cultivar V14167 chromosome 7, aradu.V14167.gnm2.J7QH, whole genome shotgun sequence harbors:
- the LOC107458907 gene encoding uncharacterized protein LOC107458907, with translation MSIDKALCDLGSTINLMPLSMMRKLSIEEVKPLRMTLQLADRSIVIPKGVVENLLVKVGKFIFPANFVILDLDEEIGDSIILGRPFLATARAIIDVEKGEMTLRAHDEKIILNVFKEM, from the coding sequence ATGTCTATTGATAAGGCATTATGTGATTTAGGATCAACTATCAATTTGATGCCATTATCTATGATGAGAAAATTGTCTATCGAAGAAGTGAAACCTCTAAGGATGACCTTGCAACTAGCTGATAGATCAATAGTGATCCCTAAGGGAGTGGTTGAGAATCTCTTAGTCAAGGTGGGAAAGTTCATTTTCCCCGCCaactttgtgattttggattTGGATGAAGAGATAGGTGATTCTATCATactaggaagaccttttctagccacagcaagggccaTCATTGATGTAGAAAAGGGGGAAATGACTTTGAGAGCACATGATGAGAAGATCATTCTGAATGTATTTAAAGAAATGTAG